GCGGGCATATCCTGCTGGAGGGTCTTCCCGGCCTCGGCAAAACCCAGCTCGTTAAAGGCCTGAGTGCCGCCCTCGCCTTAAATTCCAAACGTATCCAATTCACCCCCGACCTGCTGCCGGGTGATATTACGGGGAATCCCATTCTGCAAGAAGTCGACGGACGTAGGCAATTTATTTTCCAGCCTGGACCCTTGTTTGCAAACCTGGTCTTGGCGGATGAGATCAACCGCGCTTCGCCCAAAACCCAATCCGCCTTACTCGAGGCCATGCAAGAGGCGCGTGTGACAGTCATGGGTGAGACACATGCATTACCTACCCCGTTTTTTGTGTTGGCGACACAGAACCCGATCGAGCTAGAGGGGACCTATCCCTTGCCGGAAGCGCAGCTCGACCGTTTCCTTTTTAAACTCGATGTCGGACGTGGCAGTGTCGAGGTCTTGCAACAAATCATTCTTCACCGCGAGATCGGTATCGACCCGGTAATCACCCCGGTGCTTTCCCATGATGAATTGATCCATTTGATCGCCGCCACTCGGAAAATTTTCATGCCGGAGGTGGTCGCAAATTATATCGCGCGGGTCGTTGATGCGACGCACCCCGGGCAAATTGCTGCGTCAAAAGCGGTTAAATACGGGGCCAGCCCTCGAGCGGCCCTCGCTCTGGCGGCAGCCAGTAAAGCCCGTGCCTTGCTTGAGGGGCGCTTGAATGCGAGCTTTGAAGACGTGCGTGCCCTCGCCCGTGCCGTGCTCCAACATAGAATCATCCTTGAATATACGGCTAAGCTCGAAGGACTCACGACGGCAAAGGTCGTCGAGCAAATTTTGCAAGAGATCCCGGCACAACCACTTTCCTCGCCAAAGACGCTCAGTTCGGCCAAAATGTAACCATGCAAAGCCCTCCCTTCTCCCGCTTTCTGATGCTAGCCGCCATTGTCTGGTGCGCATGGGTTTCCTTCGGCGGGGTGACGAATGCCTATGATAAGGCGATCCCAGTGAGTTTTGATAAATCTAAAGGTGTGGACATCGGGATTACGACGGCTTATGAAAATGTTCCTTCTACCGGATTTGTCCCTTTG
This region of Verrucomicrobiota bacterium genomic DNA includes:
- a CDS encoding AAA family ATPase produces the protein MDEEQLAADKEKLQRLRQSLNTVLFGQAELIDSVIIGLLARGHILLEGLPGLGKTQLVKGLSAALALNSKRIQFTPDLLPGDITGNPILQEVDGRRQFIFQPGPLFANLVLADEINRASPKTQSALLEAMQEARVTVMGETHALPTPFFVLATQNPIELEGTYPLPEAQLDRFLFKLDVGRGSVEVLQQIILHREIGIDPVITPVLSHDELIHLIAATRKIFMPEVVANYIARVVDATHPGQIAASKAVKYGASPRAALALAAASKARALLEGRLNASFEDVRALARAVLQHRIILEYTAKLEGLTTAKVVEQILQEIPAQPLSSPKTLSSAKM